A genomic window from Gemmatimonadaceae bacterium includes:
- a CDS encoding serine/threonine protein kinase: MSIDIAALRPRLELALGDRFQLGELLGQGGFGAVFRAREVYLERDVAIKVLDSALALDAAHEEQFLHEARTIAAAEHPHIVPLYSAESRDGLLYLVMRLLPGRSLEDRVAEGKLPVADAVRIARECASALAAAHAVAVVHRDIKPANILLDANGNATITDFGVALVTSRPARESQGPSSGTPLYMSPEQALGEQVDGRADVYALGVVLYEMLTGTRPFSGRNATELLAQHISAPIPNVSEREPQTPEALARLVGRMLAKDPDGRPTAGELVVELTALNSADALLSPAQLRRRRWKRRAVYLTIAGVSAAAVAVVGVRLALRLIAFVASGGEGDDPALLASGAAVPDSIVRQALDAGLVREGERIQMVFVKAGRRFPDAFLMTDSALIRHASSGTIRRSRQSSDINLQPLPRAGSPGGLLIVQQRGEAPDTFYLDLTSREGFRLATEFGELRRSRF, encoded by the coding sequence ATGAGCATCGACATCGCCGCCCTGCGTCCCAGACTCGAGTTGGCGCTGGGCGACCGGTTCCAACTCGGCGAGCTGCTCGGCCAGGGCGGCTTCGGCGCGGTCTTCCGCGCGCGCGAGGTGTACCTCGAGCGCGACGTCGCGATCAAGGTGCTCGACTCCGCCCTCGCGCTCGATGCGGCCCACGAGGAGCAGTTCCTCCACGAGGCGCGGACGATTGCGGCCGCTGAGCATCCGCACATCGTGCCGCTGTACTCCGCCGAGTCGCGCGACGGCCTGCTGTATCTCGTGATGCGCTTGCTGCCCGGTCGATCGCTCGAGGACCGGGTCGCCGAGGGGAAGCTGCCGGTCGCCGATGCCGTGCGGATTGCGCGGGAGTGCGCCAGCGCGCTGGCGGCGGCCCACGCTGTCGCGGTCGTGCACCGTGACATCAAGCCCGCGAACATCCTCCTCGACGCCAACGGCAACGCGACCATCACCGACTTCGGCGTGGCGCTCGTCACGTCGCGTCCGGCGCGCGAGTCTCAAGGCCCGAGTTCAGGCACGCCGCTGTATATGAGCCCCGAGCAGGCACTCGGTGAGCAGGTGGACGGACGAGCTGACGTCTACGCGCTGGGCGTCGTGCTCTATGAGATGCTCACCGGGACGCGTCCGTTCTCGGGGCGCAACGCGACGGAGTTGCTTGCCCAGCATATCTCGGCACCCATTCCCAACGTGTCGGAACGCGAGCCGCAGACCCCAGAGGCGCTCGCGCGATTGGTGGGCCGAATGCTGGCGAAGGATCCGGACGGGCGCCCGACTGCAGGCGAACTCGTGGTCGAGCTGACGGCGCTCAACTCCGCCGATGCATTGCTGTCACCCGCACAGCTGCGGCGGCGTCGCTGGAAGCGCCGGGCGGTGTATCTCACGATTGCGGGGGTGAGCGCCGCTGCCGTGGCGGTCGTCGGTGTGCGACTCGCGTTGCGGTTGATCGCCTTCGTCGCCAGCGGCGGTGAGGGAGACGATCCCGCGCTGCTCGCGTCGGGAGCCGCGGTGCCCGACTCGATCGTGCGGCAGGCGCTTGACGCTGGGCTCGTGCGTGAAGGCGAGCGCATCCAGATGGTCTTCGTCAAGGCCGGTCGCCGCTTCCCCGACGCCTTCCTGATGACCGATTCCGCGCTCATCCGCCACGCGTCGTCAGGCACCATCAGGCGTTCGCGTCAGTCGAGCGACATCAACCTGCAGCCGTTGCCGCGCGCGGGTTCACCCGGCGGCCTGCTGATCGTGCAGCAGCGCGGCGAGGCGCCGGACACATTCTACCTCGACCTGACTTCCCGCGAGGGATTTCGCCTGGCGACGGAATTCGGGGAGTTGCGGCGCTCGCGGTTCTAA
- a CDS encoding ABC transporter permease: MSSRGPGPERPKRDFAMPRAEDRLEGELEDEFRFHMEERIEEFVAAGLSREEAEREAQRRFGDREAYLHRTKDIDSVTLSRERRAEWGHTVRRELQRAARVLLRDRAFSIVAFLTLAVGLGATTAIATVLDAVVLRALPYRDAQQLVSVMHPATVPGSGQRNWGLSPGSYFGFRNGTNTLSDLGMYASSSFTVTNGGDAELVQVARVTASLFSTLGAQPAAGRLLLADDDVPGGPQVAVLSHEFFTRRFGGDVTMIGRMLETSVGSYEIVGVAEPGLALPMPGPFSSSANLSGFSVEVWTPLQLDPAGPFFNNHPYVGVGRLRPGVSVEDAQREFVGLFGRIAEDLPRVYSPGFLKQYAFGVQVASLRDSVLGPTVPRALWLLFGAVLLVLCIAAANVGNLFLLRFEARRRESAIRTALGAARGQMAVHYLAETLLLCLAAAAAGVVIAIGGLRALLAIAPTNIPRLSEVTLGARSIGVAVLAALLLGLILGVVPLIRRGLDVNTLRDGGRGLSPSPRLRRVRHALVVGQLALTLVLLAAAGLMLRSFEQLRRVEPGFDAQGVLAFEISLPFLRYDTREKAAVFHQELQRRVGALPGVRAVGAGPVPLEEFGTGCSVVFREARPFGPDEQTPCVPTPTAIPGYFEALGIPVEGRRPNWNDVAARSQAVVVTRALADRLWPGEDAIGKGIASNGQNSSEWYRIVGVIPSLRAEALDLAPTEAVFYAATGLQANVRSGMLNDLTIFVRSDGDDPYALLPAIREELRTLDPQVPIVSPRPMGAVVAGSMARTSFVLTMLGVAAGVALLLSAVGIYGVIAYLVTQRRTEIGIRLALGATVAEVVWLVVRQSATIAVLGVGLGLAAALGGSRVLASLLYEVQPADPVVLAIGTLLVLAVVVLASWVPAQRAARVDPAEALRDGS; this comes from the coding sequence ATGAGCAGCCGTGGCCCCGGGCCGGAGCGGCCCAAGCGCGACTTCGCGATGCCGCGCGCCGAGGATCGCCTCGAAGGCGAGCTCGAGGATGAGTTCCGCTTCCATATGGAAGAGCGGATCGAGGAGTTCGTGGCGGCGGGACTCTCGCGCGAGGAAGCCGAGCGCGAGGCGCAGCGGCGGTTCGGTGACCGCGAGGCGTACCTGCACCGGACGAAGGACATCGACTCGGTGACGCTCAGCCGTGAACGGCGGGCGGAATGGGGACACACGGTCCGTCGCGAGTTGCAGCGGGCAGCCCGCGTGCTGTTGCGCGACCGGGCGTTCAGCATCGTGGCGTTCCTCACGCTCGCCGTAGGCCTCGGCGCGACGACCGCCATCGCGACGGTACTCGACGCCGTCGTGTTGCGCGCACTGCCGTATCGCGACGCGCAGCAGCTGGTCTCGGTGATGCATCCGGCCACCGTTCCCGGCAGCGGACAGCGCAACTGGGGGCTCTCGCCGGGGAGCTACTTCGGCTTCCGCAACGGCACCAACACGCTCAGCGATCTCGGGATGTACGCGAGCTCAAGCTTCACCGTCACGAATGGCGGCGACGCGGAGTTGGTGCAGGTCGCGCGCGTGACGGCGTCGCTGTTCAGTACGCTGGGCGCGCAGCCCGCGGCGGGCCGCCTCCTCCTGGCGGATGACGATGTGCCCGGCGGCCCGCAGGTAGCGGTGCTCAGCCACGAGTTCTTCACGCGCCGCTTCGGTGGCGACGTGACGATGATCGGGCGGATGCTCGAGACGAGCGTCGGCAGCTATGAGATCGTGGGCGTGGCCGAGCCGGGGTTGGCGCTGCCGATGCCGGGCCCGTTCTCGTCATCGGCGAATCTGAGTGGCTTCAGCGTGGAGGTATGGACGCCGCTGCAACTCGATCCCGCGGGGCCGTTCTTCAACAATCATCCGTATGTCGGAGTCGGCCGCCTCCGCCCAGGCGTCAGCGTGGAGGACGCGCAGCGCGAGTTCGTCGGACTGTTCGGCCGCATCGCCGAGGATCTGCCGCGGGTGTATTCGCCGGGCTTCCTGAAGCAGTATGCCTTTGGCGTGCAGGTGGCGTCGCTGCGTGACTCCGTGCTTGGCCCCACCGTACCTCGGGCGCTCTGGCTGCTGTTCGGGGCGGTACTGCTCGTGCTGTGCATCGCGGCGGCGAACGTGGGGAATCTGTTCCTCCTGCGCTTCGAGGCGCGGCGTCGCGAATCGGCGATCCGCACGGCGTTGGGCGCAGCCCGCGGCCAGATGGCGGTGCACTATCTCGCGGAGACCTTGCTGCTCTGTCTCGCGGCGGCCGCGGCGGGCGTGGTCATTGCCATTGGCGGACTGCGCGCACTCTTGGCGATTGCGCCGACCAACATTCCGCGTTTGAGCGAAGTGACGCTGGGCGCGCGGTCGATCGGCGTCGCCGTGCTTGCCGCGCTGCTGCTCGGGCTCATCCTCGGCGTGGTGCCGCTCATCCGACGCGGACTCGATGTGAACACGCTCCGCGACGGCGGACGCGGACTGTCGCCGTCACCGCGGCTGCGTCGCGTGCGACACGCGTTGGTGGTCGGGCAGTTGGCCCTGACGCTCGTGCTGCTCGCGGCGGCCGGGCTGATGCTGCGCAGCTTCGAGCAGTTGCGACGCGTGGAACCGGGCTTCGATGCCCAGGGCGTACTGGCCTTCGAGATCTCACTGCCCTTCCTGCGCTATGACACTCGGGAGAAGGCCGCGGTCTTCCACCAAGAGCTCCAGCGGCGCGTCGGCGCGCTGCCGGGCGTGCGGGCCGTCGGCGCCGGGCCCGTGCCGCTCGAGGAGTTTGGCACGGGCTGCAGCGTGGTGTTCCGCGAAGCGCGACCGTTCGGCCCCGACGAGCAGACGCCCTGCGTGCCGACACCCACGGCAATCCCGGGCTACTTCGAGGCGCTCGGCATTCCAGTGGAGGGGCGCAGGCCCAACTGGAACGATGTCGCCGCGCGCTCGCAGGCGGTGGTCGTCACGCGCGCGCTTGCCGACCGCCTCTGGCCAGGCGAGGACGCGATCGGCAAGGGCATCGCGAGCAACGGACAGAACTCCAGCGAGTGGTATCGCATCGTCGGGGTGATTCCCTCGCTGCGCGCGGAGGCGCTGGACCTGGCGCCGACAGAAGCGGTCTTCTATGCGGCGACGGGCCTCCAGGCCAATGTGCGCAGCGGGATGCTCAACGATCTCACGATCTTCGTGCGCAGCGACGGCGATGATCCCTATGCGCTGCTACCCGCCATCCGCGAGGAGCTGCGCACGCTCGATCCGCAGGTCCCGATCGTCAGCCCGCGGCCGATGGGCGCAGTGGTGGCCGGTTCGATGGCGCGCACCAGCTTCGTCCTGACGATGCTCGGCGTGGCGGCCGGCGTCGCGCTGCTGCTGAGCGCGGTGGGCATCTACGGCGTGATTGCGTATCTCGTGACGCAGCGGCGCACGGAGATCGGGATTCGCCTCGCGCTCGGTGCGACCGTCGCCGAGGTCGTGTGGCTGGTCGTACGGCAGTCGGCGACCATCGCCGTGCTCGGTGTGGGGCTCGGGCTGGCCGCGGCACTGGGCGGGTCGCGTGTGTTGGCGTCCCTGCTCTACGAGGTACAGCCGGCCGATCCGGTGGTGCTGGCGATTGGGACTTTGCTCGTGCTTGCGGTGGTGGTGCTCGCGAGTTGGGTGCCGGCGCAGCGCGCGGCGCGGGTGGATCCGGCGGAGGCGCTGCGGGACGGGAGTTAG
- a CDS encoding PadR family transcriptional regulator, translating to MTGTDLELVRGTFDLIILKTLSWGPMHGLGVFRWIEHHTNGQLQVEEGALYPALHRLEQRGWLSAAWGRTENNRRAKYYTLTPAGRRQLGVEVSRWTRYTEAVAMILSAEGAR from the coding sequence ATGACCGGCACCGACCTCGAGCTCGTCCGCGGCACCTTCGACCTCATCATCCTCAAGACGCTCTCGTGGGGCCCGATGCACGGCCTCGGAGTGTTTCGGTGGATCGAGCATCACACCAACGGCCAACTGCAGGTCGAGGAAGGCGCGCTGTATCCCGCGCTCCACCGCTTGGAACAACGCGGCTGGCTGAGCGCCGCGTGGGGGCGCACCGAGAACAATCGACGGGCCAAGTACTACACCCTGACGCCCGCCGGACGACGGCAACTCGGGGTCGAGGTCTCGCGCTGGACGCGCTATACCGAAGCCGTGGCGATGATCCTCTCGGCGGAGGGTGCACGATGA
- the ggt gene encoding gamma-glutamyltransferase, whose amino-acid sequence MKRLLVWLLAAVAVASASAIAAAVSFRAALGPAIEANHARAVYAPRGAVATSHPLASQAGLAVLHRGGNAIDAAVTAAAVLSVVEPYMSGPGGDLFALLWSADEARLVGLNASGRSGSLMTREALRSSGRIPGDGPKTVTIPGAVSGWAALLERYGTISLAEAIAPAIALAEQGFPVSERGAAEWAVFARLAKADSGASATFLFDRERSPATGDWFTNPDFARTLRSISAQGPAALYGGTLGRRIATHVTQLGGFLTPDDFASHKAEWVEPLSVAYKGYRVWELPPNGQGIAALEMLRILEPFDLAAMGHNSAPYLHHLIEAKKLAYADLDQAVGDPEFMTRTPDQLLEEEFIARRRALIDRNRALLRATPDPSLSTSETTFLTVADSAGNMVSLIASLGGGFGSGVVVPGTGFALHNRGVGFTYDTGRVNTVGARRRPFHTIIPGFVTRLAEDGKDVPWLAFGIVGGPQQPQAHVQFLLNMLLFGMDPQQALDAPRFRHWEGNQVSFESGVPKAIVDELRSLGHAPHNPLVATAQTIFLGSNGGLVFGGGQAIQRGRRGYVAGSDSRRDGQVAIR is encoded by the coding sequence ATGAAGCGACTCCTCGTTTGGCTCTTGGCGGCTGTGGCCGTCGCCTCGGCATCCGCGATTGCTGCGGCAGTGAGTTTCCGTGCCGCCCTCGGCCCTGCGATTGAGGCGAACCACGCTCGGGCGGTGTATGCACCGCGCGGAGCCGTAGCCACGAGTCATCCGCTGGCGAGCCAGGCCGGACTCGCGGTGCTGCATCGCGGCGGCAACGCCATCGATGCGGCCGTCACGGCGGCGGCGGTGCTCAGTGTCGTCGAGCCGTATATGTCAGGGCCGGGAGGCGACCTGTTCGCGCTCCTCTGGTCGGCCGATGAAGCACGGCTTGTGGGACTCAACGCGAGTGGGCGCTCTGGCTCCCTGATGACACGCGAGGCGCTCCGAAGTTCGGGCCGCATCCCCGGCGATGGCCCCAAGACCGTCACGATTCCCGGCGCAGTCTCAGGCTGGGCCGCACTGCTCGAGCGCTACGGTACGATCTCGCTCGCCGAGGCGATCGCTCCGGCCATCGCGCTGGCCGAACAGGGGTTCCCGGTATCGGAGCGCGGGGCGGCGGAATGGGCGGTGTTCGCGCGATTGGCCAAGGCCGATTCGGGCGCCAGCGCGACCTTCCTCTTTGACCGCGAGCGCTCGCCGGCCACGGGAGACTGGTTCACGAACCCCGACTTTGCGCGTACCCTGCGCAGCATCAGCGCGCAGGGCCCCGCCGCGCTCTACGGCGGCACGCTGGGCCGCCGCATCGCGACTCACGTCACGCAACTCGGTGGCTTCCTCACACCCGACGACTTCGCCAGCCACAAGGCAGAATGGGTGGAGCCGTTGTCCGTCGCGTACAAAGGGTATCGCGTGTGGGAGCTGCCGCCAAACGGCCAGGGCATCGCGGCGCTCGAGATGCTCCGCATCCTGGAACCGTTCGATCTCGCGGCGATGGGACATAACTCCGCCCCGTACCTGCATCATCTCATCGAAGCGAAGAAGCTGGCCTACGCCGACCTCGACCAGGCCGTCGGGGATCCGGAGTTTATGACGCGGACGCCGGACCAGCTGCTGGAAGAGGAGTTCATCGCCAGGCGCCGGGCGTTGATCGATCGCAATCGCGCGTTGCTGCGCGCCACGCCCGACCCTTCGCTGTCCACCAGCGAGACGACCTTTCTCACCGTCGCCGACAGTGCGGGCAATATGGTGTCGCTCATCGCGAGCCTGGGTGGAGGATTCGGCTCTGGCGTCGTCGTACCGGGTACGGGCTTCGCGCTGCACAATCGCGGCGTCGGATTCACGTACGACACCGGTCGAGTGAACACCGTCGGCGCACGGCGACGGCCCTTTCACACCATCATTCCCGGGTTCGTGACTCGCCTCGCCGAGGACGGGAAGGACGTGCCGTGGCTCGCGTTCGGCATCGTTGGCGGCCCGCAGCAACCGCAGGCGCACGTCCAGTTCCTGCTCAATATGCTGCTGTTCGGAATGGATCCACAGCAGGCGCTGGACGCCCCGCGCTTCCGTCACTGGGAAGGCAACCAGGTGAGCTTCGAGAGCGGTGTCCCCAAGGCGATCGTGGACGAACTGCGGTCACTCGGGCACGCACCGCACAATCCGTTGGTGGCGACGGCGCAGACGATCTTTCTCGGCTCGAACGGCGGGCTCGTCTTCGGCGGCGGTCAAGCCATACAGCGTGGGCGCCGGGGATATGTGGCCGGATCAGATTCGCGACGGGACGGTCAGGTGGCGATTCGCTGA
- a CDS encoding ABC transporter permease yields MFAEFLARLRSLWRGIVGTQQMDEDLREEFRLHIELRAEDLVKAGMSPTEAMRVARAEFGSTADHFEQARHARGLRWFDALRFSWLDVKLGGRMLVKYPVLTVVGGVSMAFAIWVGAGTFEALRQLVAPVIPLPASDRLVVLQNWDAEANRPEHRAMHDFVRWRDALRSVDNLAAYRTVTRNLVVTEGIAEPVLAAEMTASGFRALRVAPLLGRTLVDADEQPGAPLAAVIGYDLWQSRFQGDSGIIGRAVRVTGALATIVGVMPDGFAFPRNQELWAPLQVDEAVAAPRQGATIQIIGRLASDASLAQLQAELATLGQIAASDFPGTHAQLRPQAMTFAASVRALGEGGGGTVMLTGNLFVLLLLVLVCANVGLLMYARAATRETEIVVRSALGASRRRIVTQMFAEALVLGIAAAAVGLTAAGWGLRWALDLLRSELTDGSGNFAFWVDGRLSPLTFVYTAVLTLVAAAIAGVLPGLKITRNFGDRLKSVTAGGGVATFGGLWTVVIVLQLAVTMAFPVVAYTVRQNAVDTETQPLPFPVEQYLSVRVEMERYPSQPGIDTSAAAFQARYMEALRMLEQRLVAEPNVVAVTFGQQLPRQYHPNHQVEVDEGAVAAKDERGHRLASTRVDPSFLDVFGVSMLSGRWFNSGDTQPGARVAVVNKAFVERIMGGANPIGRRIQYAPGGVKSETPVWYEIIGVAPDMGTNSGWGPAGIYLPLVREAGQATSGTSVGTGQVYPLNVAIHLRGDPIAFAPRLRSIATGVDETLHLAELMPLRDVVNGAVAFLEFWVRMTTIVSVLVLLLSLVAIYAVMSFAVARRTREIGIRVALGGRPIGIVRAVLAQPLWQLGLGLLAGTVLTAMLTGMLEDGGPSAGQVRFLVGYALAATAVYLLACIVPTLRALAVQPTEALRQQ; encoded by the coding sequence ATGTTCGCTGAGTTTCTCGCCCGGCTGCGCTCGCTCTGGCGAGGCATCGTCGGCACGCAGCAGATGGACGAGGATCTCCGCGAGGAGTTCCGGCTCCATATCGAGCTGCGCGCCGAGGACCTCGTGAAGGCGGGGATGTCGCCCACCGAGGCGATGCGCGTAGCGCGCGCGGAGTTTGGGAGCACCGCGGACCATTTTGAGCAGGCGCGGCACGCGCGCGGCCTGCGCTGGTTCGACGCGCTGCGCTTCTCCTGGCTCGACGTCAAACTCGGCGGCCGGATGCTGGTGAAGTACCCGGTGCTCACGGTGGTCGGCGGCGTGTCGATGGCGTTCGCGATCTGGGTAGGCGCCGGCACTTTCGAAGCGCTGCGGCAGCTCGTGGCCCCCGTCATTCCACTGCCCGCGAGCGATCGGCTCGTCGTCCTACAGAACTGGGACGCCGAGGCGAACCGGCCGGAGCATCGCGCGATGCACGACTTCGTGCGCTGGCGTGACGCGCTGCGTTCGGTGGACAACCTCGCGGCCTACCGCACGGTCACGCGCAACTTGGTCGTGACGGAGGGCATTGCCGAGCCCGTGCTCGCCGCCGAGATGACGGCGTCGGGCTTCCGCGCGCTGCGGGTCGCGCCGCTGCTCGGGCGCACGCTTGTCGATGCAGACGAGCAGCCTGGCGCACCGCTGGCCGCGGTCATCGGATACGACCTGTGGCAAAGCCGCTTTCAAGGGGATTCGGGCATCATCGGCAGGGCGGTTCGCGTGACCGGCGCGCTGGCGACGATCGTCGGCGTGATGCCGGACGGATTCGCGTTCCCGCGGAACCAGGAGCTGTGGGCACCGCTCCAGGTCGATGAGGCCGTCGCCGCGCCGCGGCAGGGCGCGACCATACAGATCATCGGGCGGCTGGCATCGGACGCCTCGCTTGCGCAACTGCAAGCCGAGCTCGCGACGCTGGGACAGATCGCGGCCAGTGACTTTCCCGGCACGCACGCGCAGTTGCGACCGCAGGCGATGACCTTCGCGGCGTCGGTGCGCGCGCTGGGGGAAGGCGGCGGCGGGACGGTGATGCTGACCGGCAATCTGTTCGTGCTGTTGCTGCTGGTGCTGGTCTGCGCGAATGTCGGACTCTTGATGTATGCACGCGCGGCCACGCGCGAGACCGAGATCGTCGTACGCTCGGCGTTGGGCGCGAGCAGACGGCGCATCGTCACGCAGATGTTCGCGGAAGCGCTGGTGCTCGGGATCGCGGCGGCGGCGGTCGGGTTGACGGCGGCCGGCTGGGGCCTGCGCTGGGCGCTGGATCTCCTGCGCAGTGAGCTCACCGACGGCAGTGGCAACTTCGCGTTCTGGGTCGACGGCCGTCTGTCGCCGCTGACGTTCGTGTACACGGCCGTGCTGACCCTCGTGGCGGCGGCGATCGCCGGCGTACTCCCGGGGCTCAAGATCACACGCAACTTCGGGGACCGACTCAAGAGCGTGACCGCCGGCGGTGGCGTAGCGACATTCGGCGGGCTGTGGACCGTGGTCATCGTCCTGCAACTCGCCGTGACGATGGCGTTCCCGGTCGTCGCGTACACCGTGCGGCAGAATGCCGTCGACACCGAGACGCAGCCGCTTCCCTTCCCCGTCGAACAGTACCTCTCCGTTCGCGTCGAGATGGAGCGCTATCCGTCGCAGCCGGGCATCGACACCAGTGCGGCGGCATTTCAGGCGCGATATATGGAAGCGTTACGAATGCTCGAGCAGCGGCTTGTGGCGGAGCCGAACGTGGTTGCCGTGACATTCGGGCAACAGTTGCCGCGACAGTATCATCCCAACCATCAGGTTGAGGTGGACGAAGGCGCGGTCGCAGCCAAGGACGAGCGCGGACATCGCCTGGCGTCCACGAGGGTCGACCCGTCCTTCCTCGACGTGTTTGGCGTCTCGATGCTCTCAGGGCGCTGGTTCAACAGCGGTGACACGCAGCCGGGCGCGCGCGTCGCGGTGGTGAACAAGGCCTTCGTCGAGCGGATTATGGGCGGGGCGAACCCGATCGGGCGACGCATCCAGTATGCGCCGGGCGGCGTCAAGAGCGAGACGCCGGTGTGGTACGAGATCATCGGTGTCGCGCCGGATATGGGCACCAACTCCGGCTGGGGCCCCGCGGGGATCTATCTCCCGCTTGTGCGCGAGGCGGGCCAAGCAACCAGTGGCACGAGCGTCGGCACCGGTCAGGTCTACCCGCTGAACGTTGCAATCCATCTGCGTGGCGACCCGATCGCATTCGCACCGCGCCTGCGCTCCATCGCGACCGGAGTGGACGAGACGCTGCACCTCGCGGAGCTGATGCCCCTGCGGGACGTGGTGAATGGCGCGGTGGCGTTCCTCGAGTTCTGGGTGCGGATGACGACCATCGTGAGCGTGCTGGTGCTGCTGCTCTCCCTCGTCGCGATCTATGCGGTGATGTCGTTTGCCGTGGCGCGCCGTACGCGCGAGATCGGCATTCGCGTCGCGCTCGGCGGGCGTCCGATTGGCATTGTCCGCGCGGTGCTCGCGCAGCCGCTGTGGCAACTCGGCTTAGGCCTGCTCGCCGGCACAGTGCTCACGGCGATGCTGACCGGGATGCTGGAGGACGGTGGGCCGTCCGCAGGCCAGGTGCGGTTCCTCGTTGGCTATGCGCTGGCGGCGACGGCGGTGTACCTTCTGGCGTGCATCGTCCCGACGCTGCGTGCACTTGCCGTGCAGCCGACGGAGGCGTTGCGGCAGCAGTGA
- a CDS encoding PadR family transcriptional regulator — MAPADLLPGTLDVLILKAVSLGRLHGYGVLLRIEQISGGALLIQQGALYQALARLEHRGLIDAEWGTSENNRRAKFYRLTAAGRRALENEAASWKRFSDAIALALSAKPREA, encoded by the coding sequence TTGGCCCCCGCCGATCTACTCCCCGGAACCCTCGACGTCCTCATCCTCAAGGCGGTCTCGCTCGGCCGCCTCCACGGCTACGGCGTCCTGCTGCGCATCGAGCAGATCTCCGGCGGCGCACTCCTCATCCAGCAAGGCGCGCTCTACCAGGCGCTGGCGCGGCTCGAACACCGGGGCCTCATCGACGCCGAATGGGGCACCTCGGAGAACAACCGCCGCGCGAAGTTCTACCGCCTGACCGCCGCGGGGCGGCGCGCGCTCGAGAACGAGGCGGCGAGCTGGAAGCGCTTCTCGGACGCGATCGCGCTCGCGCTCTCGGCCAAGCCGCGAGAGGCCTGA
- a CDS encoding right-handed parallel beta-helix repeat-containing protein: MPRHCVAGSFWYYALVLAAVVAGCIDTPFVPPAASTRAITAASVGLEAIHGESFLRTTGAPNEYRRIIPTAGFTAPFELHIRNGTANGAHRATSASVRLDGETLLGPSAFNPNAVEWTIPVTVGATAEFVVTIAGKPGSFVEVTLRGTPIGDSAILFCPDGRPGSFAVLADAVAAAPEDGTVLVCDGEWALDEELIDKPITLRPQSPGGATILDSDPAPIGNTGRPAIWITGYSSGTVRIVDLTFRVRGRALVPTDLFARVEIDSSRFVGLSQITAFIVMARVPTLPNAFIEVRNSEFDSGQVGIFVLNGVEGFVHHNTFRNYNSSGVIHSGGNTAVHGFGRVEDNLFTDCVTDCIRSFASNVVIARNRVEVPIGPARLSGIFVSRTSPAASPAPDPIVVEDNVIVAVQLAGTPTDPLSWSLQRGIQVSDLAPSASPNVIRRNHIENAWVGIGGTMSNSGPGFIAHDNVVVGGVHPVAFSPGVASSVSRNDFIGAINSLSQSVNASSNFQCNWWGSAAGPTAPFHASVTPMQYTPWATVPIAGNAGVSCP, encoded by the coding sequence GTGCCACGTCACTGCGTCGCAGGATCCTTCTGGTACTACGCGCTCGTGCTTGCAGCGGTGGTGGCGGGGTGTATCGATACTCCCTTCGTGCCGCCTGCGGCGTCCACTCGAGCCATCACCGCCGCGAGCGTGGGTCTGGAGGCGATTCACGGCGAGAGTTTTCTGCGGACAACTGGCGCTCCAAATGAGTACCGGCGAATCATCCCCACGGCCGGTTTTACGGCGCCCTTCGAGCTGCACATTCGCAACGGAACGGCAAACGGTGCCCATCGCGCCACAAGCGCCAGCGTGCGCCTGGACGGCGAGACGTTGCTCGGCCCGTCGGCATTCAATCCGAATGCGGTCGAATGGACGATTCCCGTGACGGTCGGTGCCACTGCTGAGTTCGTCGTCACAATTGCGGGAAAGCCGGGCAGTTTCGTCGAGGTTACGCTGCGCGGGACGCCGATCGGGGATTCCGCGATACTCTTTTGTCCCGACGGGAGGCCGGGCAGCTTCGCGGTTCTCGCGGACGCCGTGGCGGCAGCGCCGGAGGACGGCACCGTGCTGGTCTGTGATGGGGAATGGGCGTTGGACGAGGAACTGATCGACAAGCCGATCACGCTGCGTCCGCAGAGTCCCGGTGGTGCGACGATCCTGGACTCCGATCCGGCGCCCATCGGCAACACCGGGCGCCCGGCGATCTGGATCACCGGGTATTCATCCGGAACGGTGCGCATCGTGGATCTCACCTTCCGCGTCCGCGGCCGTGCGCTCGTTCCGACGGACCTCTTCGCTCGCGTGGAGATTGACAGTTCCCGGTTCGTCGGACTTAGCCAGATAACCGCGTTCATCGTGATGGCTCGCGTCCCCACGCTGCCGAACGCGTTCATTGAAGTGCGCAACAGTGAGTTCGACAGCGGTCAGGTCGGCATCTTCGTGCTCAATGGTGTCGAAGGCTTCGTGCACCACAACACGTTCCGCAACTACAACTCATCCGGAGTGATTCACTCGGGCGGCAATACCGCGGTCCACGGCTTCGGGCGCGTGGAGGACAACCTGTTCACCGATTGCGTGACGGACTGCATCCGTTCGTTCGCGAGCAATGTGGTGATTGCCCGGAACCGCGTCGAGGTCCCGATTGGCCCGGCGCGGCTTTCCGGCATCTTCGTCAGTCGTACGTCTCCGGCCGCGTCGCCGGCTCCAGATCCGATCGTCGTGGAGGATAACGTAATCGTCGCGGTGCAGTTGGCAGGGACGCCGACAGATCCGCTCTCGTGGTCACTGCAGCGCGGCATTCAGGTGTCGGATCTCGCCCCGAGCGCATCACCGAACGTCATTCGTCGAAACCACATAGAGAACGCTTGGGTCGGAATCGGCGGAACGATGAGCAACAGCGGGCCCGGCTTCATCGCGCACGACAACGTCGTCGTCGGGGGAGTGCATCCAGTTGCCTTCTCACCCGGCGTCGCCAGTTCTGTCAGCCGCAACGATTTCATCGGTGCAATCAACTCGCTGTCGCAGAGCGTGAATGCGTCGTCGAACTTCCAGTGCAACTGGTGGGGTTCCGCTGCTGGGCCGACGGCGCCGTTTCACGCTAGCGTCACGCCGATGCAGTACACACCCTGGGCCACCGTGCCGATCGCAGGCAATGCCGGGGTGTCCTGCCCCTAG